The genomic interval CGCTTTATAGGAGGTGCCATCGCTCCATTTACAGCCGGAAAATTAGCGGAAATATTTAACCCATCTGTACCATTCCTTGTTGGAGCTGGCTTTGTATTAGTTTCCGTGTTCTTTATCTGGTTTAATAGCAAACATGTAAGCCATGTAGATGAAATCGGTGCTGGGCATTAAAAACGAGAATTAGTTAACCATCATTTATGCTACTCTCAAATAAATTTACAAAAAATCCCCATCTACACATTCTAGATGGGGATTTTTTTGCACGCTTATACTGACCTCTGTCCTTGTGAGAAATACAAAATGATAGTATTTGTCTTTTTGTGGTGCCTGGCACCAACCAAATATCTTACTTCAACCCAGTCAACGTAATCCCCTTAATAATATGCCGCTGGAAGATTAGAAATACGATGATAAGTGGGACGACTGCGATGGTTGCCCCGGCCATGACGATTTCCCAGTAGGTTTGGTTTTCGCCGGAGAAGAAGGCAAGTCCGACGGGGAGTGTACGCATTTCTTCGGTTTCGATGACGATAAGTGGCCATAGGTACGCATTCCAATTTCCTAGGAATGTGAAAATACACAGCGCCGATAAGGCTGGATAAACCTGCGGAATGGCGATTTGAAAGAAAATCTTGAATTCATTTAATCCGTCTATTCTTGCTGCATCAAGTAGGTCATCTGGGATAGATTCCATAAACTGTTTCATGAGGAATATCCCAAATGCTGATATGACGCCTGGAAACATGATTCCCCAGTAGGTGTCAACCCAGCCTAAATCGGTAGACATGATATACCAAGGAATAATAAGCATTTCAGTAGGAATCATGAGAGAGCTCAAGATAAATAGGAAGATAATACTTTTCCCAACAAAAGAAAATTTAGCAATGACATACCCAACAATGGTATCAAATAAAGCAACACTTAATGTAGTAATAATTGCAACGATAAAGCTATTCAAAAACCACTTACTAAATAACGTATCCACCATGATTTTCCGGTAATTATCTAAGGTAGGATGATCAGCGAGTAGTTTCAGTCCATACACTTCCGATGGCGGTTTAAACGACGTCGACACCATCCAAACAAATGGAAATAGCATAAAAATCGCACCCACAATCAACAGAATATAGACAATCGATTTTTTAAAATACCTTCTTTTTTTCAAGTCTTCACCCCCATAAAAAAACTAGTATTCAAATTTCTTCGTTAATACCTTCATTTGAATGATTGTTATAATTAAAATAATGATAAATAATAGAACCGTTGCTGCGGAAGCTAGACCCATATCAAAATGTTGAAACGCTAATTGATAAATATATAACACAACAGATATAGTGGAATTTAATGGCCCACCTTGTGTCATATTCTG from Niallia sp. FSL W8-0635 carries:
- a CDS encoding carbohydrate ABC transporter permease, with the protein product MVSTSFKPPSEVYGLKLLADHPTLDNYRKIMVDTLFSKWFLNSFIVAIITTLSVALFDTIVGYVIAKFSFVGKSIIFLFILSSLMIPTEMLIIPWYIMSTDLGWVDTYWGIMFPGVISAFGIFLMKQFMESIPDDLLDAARIDGLNEFKIFFQIAIPQVYPALSALCIFTFLGNWNAYLWPLIVIETEEMRTLPVGLAFFSGENQTYWEIVMAGATIAVVPLIIVFLIFQRHIIKGITLTGLK